A section of the Metabacillus endolithicus genome encodes:
- a CDS encoding tripartite tricarboxylate transporter substrate binding protein, whose protein sequence is MKKSFKGMLMFMMLILVAGIFAGCSQSTTNEGENGQESGDSNNYPSKPITVVVPAGAGGDTDANARLLGKYLEKELGQPVVISNVTGAGGTVGAKEVLDADPDGYTAIFFHNSLLLNRIMGLTQDSYDSFKLAGIAVLDQGNTFMVSGNSKFENLQDMVEYARENPGEVSIATEVGGFTHLQLLALQKDQGIELNIVDVGGAAEKVTALLGGHVDIVPTSLGLVKDYVESGDMRTLGIMASERVDLMPDVPTFVEQGVNSEFEKFFFFGFNPDTPDEIVDAFSKAVENVVNDEEYVKEAEKFLVTPTYMNAKEAFDYMKKAEEKYIEINKE, encoded by the coding sequence ATGAAGAAATCGTTTAAGGGTATGTTAATGTTCATGATGCTTATTTTGGTTGCAGGTATTTTTGCTGGATGTTCACAATCTACGACAAATGAAGGGGAAAACGGTCAAGAAAGTGGTGATTCTAATAATTATCCATCTAAACCAATTACAGTTGTTGTACCAGCAGGAGCAGGTGGAGATACAGATGCAAATGCGAGATTACTAGGAAAATATTTAGAAAAGGAATTAGGGCAACCGGTGGTTATTTCAAATGTAACTGGTGCCGGCGGTACAGTTGGAGCAAAAGAAGTGTTAGATGCTGATCCTGATGGCTATACAGCTATTTTTTTCCATAACTCATTATTGTTAAACAGAATTATGGGACTCACACAAGATAGTTATGATTCTTTTAAACTAGCAGGAATTGCAGTTTTAGATCAAGGAAACACCTTTATGGTTAGTGGTAATTCTAAATTTGAAAATCTTCAAGATATGGTTGAATATGCACGTGAAAACCCTGGTGAAGTTTCGATAGCTACAGAGGTTGGGGGCTTTACACACTTACAGCTACTAGCATTACAAAAAGACCAAGGCATTGAACTCAATATTGTAGATGTTGGGGGAGCAGCCGAAAAAGTAACAGCTTTACTAGGTGGCCATGTTGATATTGTTCCAACATCACTAGGATTAGTTAAGGACTATGTTGAGTCTGGTGACATGAGAACACTTGGGATTATGGCAAGTGAACGAGTTGATCTTATGCCTGATGTTCCAACATTTGTTGAACAAGGTGTAAACAGTGAGTTTGAAAAATTCTTCTTCTTTGGTTTTAATCCAGATACTCCCGATGAAATTGTTGACGCATTCTCTAAAGCTGTTGAGAATGTAGTAAACGACGAGGAATATGTAAAAGAAGCTGAGAAATTCTTAGTAACACCAACTTATATGAATGCAAAAGAAGCTTTTGATTATATGAAGAAAGCAGAAGAAAAATATATTGAGATAAATAAAGAGTAA
- the kdgD gene encoding 5-dehydro-4-deoxyglucarate dehydratase — protein sequence MTEKRMAPTGILGFPTAPYNENGNIDEQALEANIQFLIDSGLSSIFIACGSGEFHALNKAEYQTMIEVAVAVANHKVPVYSGVGGSISEAVELVTLSEDLGVDGYLILPPYLIEGEQEGLYNYYKTIIQSTELNAILYQRDNAVLQLPTLQRLLDEFPQIVGVKDGQGNMELNLEFTQTIGNRVEWLNGMPFAEITMPAYKGIGFKSYSSAISNYLPHISRMYFEALMEGKDDIANEIYRDVLLPINHIRKQRKGYAVSLIKAGMEIMGFPVQNTVRPPCVPVEKEHYEQLKKIIENTLAKYPIQNKAVSNS from the coding sequence ATGACAGAGAAAAGAATGGCACCAACTGGAATTTTAGGATTTCCTACTGCACCATATAACGAGAACGGTAACATCGATGAACAGGCTTTAGAAGCAAATATTCAGTTTTTAATTGATTCAGGGCTCTCATCTATCTTTATTGCGTGTGGTTCTGGTGAATTCCATGCACTAAATAAAGCTGAGTACCAAACAATGATTGAGGTTGCAGTGGCTGTAGCAAATCATAAGGTTCCTGTTTATTCAGGGGTCGGGGGATCCATTTCGGAGGCTGTTGAGTTAGTTACGTTGTCAGAAGATTTAGGAGTAGATGGGTATTTAATTCTTCCTCCATACCTAATTGAAGGGGAACAAGAGGGATTATACAACTATTACAAAACCATTATTCAAAGCACCGAATTAAATGCAATCCTATATCAGCGTGATAATGCGGTATTACAATTACCAACATTACAACGCTTACTGGATGAATTCCCTCAAATCGTTGGCGTAAAAGATGGTCAAGGAAATATGGAATTGAATCTAGAGTTTACACAAACAATTGGTAATCGAGTGGAATGGCTAAACGGTATGCCATTCGCAGAAATCACAATGCCAGCTTATAAAGGAATTGGATTTAAGTCGTATTCTTCTGCAATATCAAACTATCTTCCACATATCTCAAGGATGTATTTTGAAGCATTAATGGAAGGTAAAGACGATATAGCAAATGAAATTTATAGAGATGTCCTTCTTCCAATTAACCACATTAGAAAACAACGAAAAGGTTATGCGGTTTCATTGATTAAGGCTGGAATGGAGATCATGGGCTTTCCAGTGCAAAACACCGTTCGCCCACCATGTGTTCCAGTTGAAAAGGAACATTACGAACAACTAAAGAAAATTATTGAAAATACTTTAGCGAAATATCCCATTCAAAACAAGGCAGTAAGTAACTCTTAA
- a CDS encoding TRAP transporter large permease subunit, producing MLLILPLLCLVTLAPLLSIPLKLGGYFEAIDLLLRNLLNHPKRLFAGITTSLFILSPILSLGSVRLISEFLSDLKLPSAMSAKSYLIGFSSAILWSPYFASVSLVLYYLDMSVGKYILYGIGLSVLSLLIGNMLFALWEKKHPIDNRTDPEVPLAKKSRKQLVQLALFVSLLMSCSLIIEYVTKWSMIVIVCIISCILPLIWGLITKSWSKLLPLLKNYKDQSVPMMNNEIMLFSSAGLLAHAVQGTNLANSISKMLTIVADQSFLLFALCVIILVVVITYIGIHQIAVIAALAMQLNAEQLGISTLSLAMLLLLCWSISTALSPFSGLNLMVSRIVGISGYEAGIRANGLHLTVMAILGLGIIMFIS from the coding sequence ATGTTACTCATACTACCTTTACTTTGTTTAGTTACGCTTGCTCCATTGCTTTCAATTCCTCTTAAATTAGGGGGTTATTTTGAAGCCATTGATTTACTTTTACGTAATTTATTAAACCATCCTAAACGACTTTTCGCGGGTATAACAACTTCCTTGTTTATCTTAAGTCCTATCTTAAGCTTAGGCTCCGTTCGTTTAATCAGTGAATTTCTTTCAGATTTAAAACTTCCTTCAGCTATGTCTGCCAAAAGCTATCTTATCGGGTTCTCTTCGGCTATCCTATGGTCGCCCTATTTTGCATCTGTTTCCTTAGTTCTCTATTATTTGGATATGTCGGTCGGAAAATATATTTTATATGGTATTGGATTATCGGTTTTATCACTACTTATCGGTAATATGTTATTTGCTTTATGGGAGAAAAAACACCCAATAGATAATCGAACAGATCCTGAAGTTCCATTGGCAAAAAAATCAAGAAAACAGTTGGTTCAATTAGCTCTGTTTGTTTCATTGCTAATGTCATGTTCCTTAATTATTGAGTATGTGACAAAATGGTCAATGATTGTGATCGTTTGCATAATCTCCTGTATACTACCATTAATATGGGGTTTGATCACAAAAAGCTGGTCAAAGTTACTTCCTTTATTAAAAAATTACAAAGACCAATCTGTGCCGATGATGAATAATGAAATCATGTTGTTTAGCTCTGCAGGATTATTAGCGCATGCAGTACAAGGCACAAATTTAGCTAATTCTATAAGTAAAATGCTAACAATTGTCGCAGATCAATCATTTTTATTATTTGCCTTATGCGTGATTATACTTGTTGTTGTGATTACTTATATTGGTATTCACCAAATTGCTGTTATTGCCGCACTTGCGATGCAACTGAATGCAGAGCAACTTGGAATTAGTACTCTGTCATTAGCTATGCTGCTTTTACTTTGCTGGTCCATTTCAACTGCATTAAGTCCATTCTCAGGTTTAAACCTAATGGTAAGTAGAATTGTTGGTATTTCAGGATATGAAGCGGGAATTCGGGCGAATGGATTACATCTGACTGTTATGGCCATCCTTGGACTGGGAATTATTATGTTTATTAGTTAA